The Lathyrus oleraceus cultivar Zhongwan6 chromosome 5, CAAS_Psat_ZW6_1.0, whole genome shotgun sequence genome includes the window atgaaaaataaattagTATATAGAAGTTACTATTAGATATGTTAACAAAGATATATTTAGGAAAATACCCATGTTAACAACTTTTTTTCGAAGTTCCTTGTCTCTGAATTCCTTCATAAAATTTTGCGCTATATGTCTGATGCAATAGACGTGTGATGAGGGAGGGTGTTGCCAACCATTATCCGGGTTATTATAGGCACTCTTTATTGACTCATGTCGATCTGATATCAAACATAGGTTGGGTTGTGGTGTAACATGCATTCTAAGATTTCTCAAGAAAAAACTCCATGCTTCTCCAGTTTCACCCTTTACCAATGCAAAAGCTATTGGAAATATGTTCCTATTTCCGTCTTGTGCCATAGCCATTAACAAAGTTCCCCTGTATTTTCTATATAACCATGTGCCATCTACTTGAACCACCGGTTTGTAGAACGCAAAACCCTTGATGCATGGTTGGAAAGCCCAAAAAAGACGGTGAAAAACTCTAGCACCACTAATTTGTGTCCCTTCGTTTGAAAATACAGGAAGGGTCTCGAGTTCTATTATAGTACCTGGTAGAAATGTTTTCATGACCAACAACCATTGCGGCATGTCGTTGTATGAAGTCTCCCAGTTTCCATAAATAGCAGCGATAGCCTTATTCTTTGAAATCCATGCCTTTTTGTAAGAGATTGCGCAGTTGAATGTCTCCCGAATATGAGCGATGATGTGTTTCACTTTTAGTGAGGCATCACTGTTGATTAGAGACTTGATACTGTCACATATTAGATTAGAGTCAAGTTTTCTATGATCTTGAGACATTGTGGAAGACATCCATGTGTGCGTACTACCAACCTTAGTGATCACCCAGGTACTACCCCCTTCGCCACATATGCTCTGCATTTAAAGGTGCATTCCTCGTTAACACACTTGATTATGAGTCATTTAGAATCAGACTTATAAACAAATAACCAAGACAATTTCTGATGTGAAATTGCCGAATGGCTAATACACATCCCTCTTTACTATTAAATTTCATGCCAAGCAACCCCCCCTTTATCCGAAGTGGCTATGTGGTTTCAAATATTGATGCATCTTCGTCACGTAAGTATGTGAGATTTCTCATGTGTAGTGGTGGATTGTACATGTCCAGCACTTCATGTTGATGCACCACGGGGATATCGTTGTCAGAGTTGTCACTTTCTCCACTAAAAAGATTTTGCGTATTTATGTACCGCGCTTCTTCATAGTAACTATCATCCCCAACATCCTCATCTGGATCTGGTGTCAACGATAATATAGTCTCCTGACTCATTTAATATTGATGAGATTGAGAAGATTGAGTCGGATACGTTACTTGAGGACCCTCATTCTGGTCTACTAAACACACGTATAATTCAATCACACTTGACAAATTATAAGTCGAGTGGCACTAGAGCATTAATCTTACGTCATTGTCGTCTTCTATTTTCGTTGTTGTATAATTCACACTGTTATCACTGTCATTGAAACATGGATATTGATAATAAATATCAGATATTTGTTGTTGGAGCTTGTTTTCGAGTCTTTCTTTTAAACGCGTGTAATTGGATCTGCGGTGTATTTTGAGTTGCTGTATGTTTGTGTTTTGAAATATGACCTCGACATTGACATCTGGAAAAATACTTCCATTATAATGGACTTGAACTGTGATATTGTTTTGAGCCATTGTGTGTCTGATTAATTTAGAGAATTATGGGTTCAATCATATACAACGAATGAGCAAAAGTGAACGTGTAAGCCATGCAGAAGACGTCTGTCGTTTGAGAAGGAGGACCTGAACTAGCTTCTGAAAAGTTAGAAGAGGTCCGCCGTTTGAGATGGAGGGCCCATGCACGTGAAAATAGACGTGTTATGGTGCTCCATCTAGGACGACGTGCTCCTGCACTAATTAACTTGAGAAGACGTAAGTATGCTTTTGGGTCTACGCCTCAATGGTAGAGCCGTCATAGGAACATCCGAGATTAGTGCAAGTGCTTGGACCACGTTTTTGGGCCGTCAACCACCAAAAAATCACATTAAAGGTAGATGTGTCAGTATCTCTTGGTTAAAACAACTACTAGAAGAAACTGAAATATCTAAAAATTCCTCCCATGACGAACTCATTATATATACAAGAATTTATAATATATTGTGCATCTCCCTAACCTTATTCCCTGATAAATCAGAAAAAGATGTAGATAGTATGTGGATACCATTTGTTCAGGATTTGCGTCAGTGTGGTGAATGTAGTTGGGGAATAGTTGCGTTAGCATTTCTATATAGGGAAATATGTAAAGTAGTTAACATTGATGTTGATGGTATGGGGGGTGTTATTCTGCTACAAACATGGGGATTTACATGATTCCCATTTATAGCACCAATTAGTTCAGTCGTTCCAAGTCACCCATATGCATCAATGTAAGTCTTAATTTTTTCATGTAAATCTATTATTTTTCGTTTGTGTGTTTCAATATGTTAATTTTTCAATGTAATCTCAATTCTTTTATATGGGCTTCGACCAACAAGAAAAAAAATTGCTCTAAAATTCCTCGCCATTACCTTGACGGTTACTGTGTCATGTTCGATCACATGTTGTCAACCAACGTAATATGGGTTTCTCTACTTTTTTCATTTCAAATCACTTAAACAATAAATGGTACACTAATGTATATTTTTTATACAATAATAGTTTATATGGAGGCCATATCTTGGATACCCCCCATTGGAGAATGATGATCATTTGATTTGGAGTGCAACGACACCTATCTTGTGTTTTTGGATCGTTGAAATGCATCAATCGGATAGGGTAAAATTGCAATTTAGGTATTATCAAGACAAACCCAATCCTCCTAAATGCCTCCAAGAACAACATACCATGACTATGCAAGAATCATGGAATTATAGCTACACAACGTTGAATAGAAATGAACAACAACTTTGGGAAAACAGACACCAACTATGTTTGACTGGGGTAATGTTTCAGGGAGAAATGAAGTCAACCGAAGAATATATTAATTGGCTTCGACATCTTCCATTGCAATACGCGTCAATTGAACAACTAGTTATTGACCCCCGTCAGCACTGTTACACATCACAGATGTCGACTACACCACGACCACAATTAACAAACCCCCAAACACGAATCCCTCCCAACCAACATTATACACAAACATCGACTTCCACCCAATATGAACCACAAACTCAATATACACAACCCTACCAACAACAAACAGAATACACCCAATACCATTAACCAAACTACCAAACTCAAACACAACACGCCTCATACCAACAACCAAACTACCACACATAAACATAACAAATACCAACTAATTACCCATACCAAACACCACAAAACCCTATAAACTACACTTCTCAAACCCAACAACAACCATACCTACGCCCCCCACATAACTACACACCCATCGCACCACCTAACTTTGATTGTTCAATTACACATCAACAATCAACAACCACCGATGTGAGCGACTATTACATCGCAACCATAGAACCTTCAAACCTAAACCCCGCCTCATTTACACAATTATTAAACAATTTTTCTCCTAATATGGATTTCGAGAATTTTGAAGCATTCGAAATTTTTCGTGAACAACCACCAATTCTTCAAACCACTGCTTATCCGTCCACAACAACAACCCCTCCTATAcctacctcaacacaaccattAGATTGTGGTCACCAGGTTCGAGTTCGTGCAAGATATGGAACCGGTAGTCATTTCGTCGATGACGATCCCAATCAACGTCGAAATTAGTTTCTTTTTAATCTCTTGTAATTTGTAATTATACTTAAATAATATTAAGAATGTAAACATTTTAAGTATCgtttttaattaatattatataaaataatacttttttatttaatttttaaaatttattaaaaatattatgtaacaatttattaataaatttatttttaatacaatttattaattatatgaaataacaatttatttttaaaaataatattttttttaacaAATTAAAGAAATTGTTacataatatttttaataaattttaaaaattaaataaaaaataatatttaaatttttttaaaattaatatgaaatgataattttttaatttaatttttaaaatttattaaaaatattatgtaacaatttatttaatttgttaaaaaaaattcaattttatttttaatattaaattttaattaatattaaatatttattacAAATATTATATAACTCAAAACACATTTTTTTTATGAAATCTCAGTCACATGTAGAAATATGACATTGAGTACATTTGTAAATATCATTTCtttcataaaatatattttgCAGAAAATTCATCACAAATTTTGAACATCATAAATGAAAATCTTCAACCTTAAAAAAAACTTATCACATAACTTGAAAATCTATCACATTGTGAAAATGAAAGGTACTTTTTAAAACTCCGGTTTTGCAGTGACCATTTGCATGGGTTTAATATATAAACGTTATTTAACAGGTTGTTATTTATGAACATTGTCAAGTAATTGCTTCAAAGTGTTAACTCATTTGATCGACAAATTGATATAACTTTCTATAAAGAATGATTTATTATGAAATTCAGACATAAGGACTATAAGTGCCTTTGAAAAAAGATTTGGATAATGGAAAAACCTCATAGGTTCAAATTATCAATCTTTTGTGCGTGTCATAGTAATACAATACGATTTTATATACTATGAATGACACCTGAAATTGTTCTCCTTGCAGAGTTTCATCATAAATGAATTATTTATTTACACATAATGACAACCTATTTCCAATAACATTTCATATAAAATAAATCTGAATAtaaataacatttcatataaaGTAATAGTTGTAAGCAACACCACATGTCCATAGTTTGAAAATTCGAACTTAGAGAAGGCATAGTAATAAGTAACATCATTAGTTACGATGAGTTGGTGAGTGAATT containing:
- the LOC127082116 gene encoding uncharacterized protein LOC127082116; this translates as MSQDHRKLDSNLICDSIKSLINSDASLKVKHIIAHIRETFNCAISYKKAWISKNKAIAAIYGNWETSYNDMPQWLLVMKTFLPGTIIELETLPVFSNEGTQISGARVFHRLFWAFQPCIKGFAFYKPVVQVDGTWLYRKYRGTLLMAMAQDGNRNIFPIAFALVKGETGEAWSFFLRNLRMHVTPQPNLCLISDRHESIKSAYNNPDNGWQHPPSSHVYCIRHIAQNFMKEFRDKELRKKVVNMGEGEMRKVNIATLQWVENIPREKWTRSFDGGKRWGHMTTNLAESMNSVLKATHNLPISALVKSTYYRLDTLFGKIGHDWTKMLGSGRLFTDNCMKGIKEEVIKSNSHTVMQFDRQRSTRRVSSGSGPKQLGRNMKVTRFATTITCGEKRKVAQTVSGLELKWTTLKKKKRGVVFVEKSDICAENRRYISCIFFFNNNFYLECNIFVYNT
- the LOC127082119 gene encoding protein MAIN-LIKE 2-like, producing the protein MLLGLRLNGRAVIGTSEISASAWTTFLGRQPPKNHIKGRCVSISWLKQLLEETEISKNSSHDELIIYTRIYNILCISLTLFPDKSEKDVDSMWIPFVQDLRQCGECSWGIVALAFLYREICKVVNIDVDGMGGVILLQTWGFT